One window of Dermacentor albipictus isolate Rhodes 1998 colony chromosome 9, USDA_Dalb.pri_finalv2, whole genome shotgun sequence genomic DNA carries:
- the LOC135906527 gene encoding probable peptidoglycan muropeptide transporter SLC46 has protein sequence MSAEVIAGTPAQRPDNCSPEIPDLCQPAFLVECSTGAHTTGQESSKCVDDVDVVSNSAPGWRRAVNALLVVRLEIYLALYVVARKMSTTVVQDLPLRKSCLNTLALNSSVCSHLDDFEDVKDEAEQYASTTSMIRSVVHLAPSAVMAIFVGPWCDKYGYRTLLVTATVGFMATTLLDIFTVYHMAMPLYANILSMIPDGLCGGRVSIFTAVCSAATLSTREKRRRMRFFALSIVMSLGVPLGSYVGGQMYGHFGWVPVLYTSFTLASFALVWTFVAIKNLAKPEHAKDGLSLRLKNFFQLQNLTESFRNAMKARPNRGRLQLWSLFAVTACVIFDMSSSGIAYFYVRKMYSWTVAYYSTVQSVSTVVGVVLNVPIVFLFVKVLKISDPAMALVGCCFAAAQMAILGLAYEEWLYYLQCLVGLPTFLGQVGVRTHLSKLVAPDEVGKVFSLMASFEIMVPIIGEVLLTTIFNQSIGFLPGMPYLVAAGISCIAVGLTAYVTKVHRYSIKYQDMSKSEISSGPIND, from the exons ATGAGCGCCGAAGTTATTGCGGGAACTCCGGCTCAAAGGCCCGACAACTGCAGCCCCGAGATACCCGACCTTTGTCAACCCGCATTTCTCGTGGAATGCAGCACCGGGGCCCACACAACTGGACAAGAGAGTAGCAAGTGCGTCGACGACGTCGACGTCGTCAGCAACAGCGCACCCGGTTGGCGTCGTGCCGTGAACGCTCTACTGGTCGTCAGGCTCGAGATATACCTGGCACTCTACGTGGTGGCACGAAAGATGAGCACCACAGTAGTCCAGGACTTGCCCCTCCGGAAGTCCTGCCTCAACACGCTCGCCCTCAACTCCAGCGTCTGCTCCCATCTGGACGACTTCGAGGACGTCAAGGACGAGGCCGAACAGTACGCCAGCACGACGAGCATGATCCGTTCCGTCGTGCACCTGGCACCTTCGGCGGTCATGGCCATCTTCGTCGGGCCCTGGTGCGACAAGTACGGCTACCGGACACTGCTGGTGACCGCCACGGTGGGTTTCATGGCCACCACGCTGCTGGACATCTTCACCGTGTACCACATGGCGATGCCGCTCTACGCGAACATCCTGTCTATGATTCCGGACGGACTGTGCGGAGGTCGCGTCAGCATCTTCACGGCCGTCTGCAGCGCGGCAACTTTGTCGACAAGGGAGAAACGCAGGCGCATGAGGTTCTTCGCGCTCAGCATAGTAATGTCACTGGGCGTTCCCCTGGGCAGCTACGTCGGCGGCCAGATGTACGGCCACTTCGGATGGGTGCCCGTGCTGTACACGTCTTTCACGCTTGCGTCGTTCGCGCTTGTATGGACCTTCGTTGCCATCAAGAACCTCGCGAAACCGGAGCACGCGAAGGACGGGCTGTCGCTAAGGCTGAAGAATTTCTTCCAGCTGCAGAACCTGACCGAGAGCTTCAGAAACGCGATGAAGGCCAGGCCCAACAGGGGACGGCTGCAGCTGTGGTCTCTCTTCGCGGTCACTGCCTGCGTCATATTTGACATGTCGT CCTCGGGAATCGCGTACTTCTACGTGCGCAAGATGTACTCCTGGACGGTGGCCTACTACTCCACGGTGCAGTCCGTGTCCACCGTGGTGGGCGTGGTCCTGAACGTGCCCATCGTCTTCCTCTTCGTGAAGGTCCTCAAGATCAGCGATCCCGCCATGGCGCTCGTCGGCTGCTGCTTCGCAGCTGCGCAGATGGCCATACTGGGACTAGCCTACGAAGAATGGCTGTACTACCTGC AATGCCTCGTGGGGCTTCCCACTTTCCTCGGCCAGGTGGGCGTGAGGACCCATCTCTCCAAGCTCGTGGCACCTGACGAAGTCG GCAAGGTGTTCTCGCTAATGGCCTCGTTCGAAATAATGGTACCAATCATCGGCGAGGTGCTGCTCACCACTATATTCAACCAGTCCATCGGATTTTTGCCGGGAATGCCTTATCTGGTGGCCGCCGGAATCAGCTGCATCGCCGTCGGCCTCACTGC GTACGTCACCAAAGTTCACCGGTACAGCATAAAGTACCAGGACATGTCCAAGTCAGAGATATCCTCTGGGCCGATCAACGACTGA